In Streptococcus uberis, a single window of DNA contains:
- the rpsU gene encoding 30S ribosomal protein S21: protein MSKTVVRKNESLDDALRRFKRSVTKAGTLQESRKREFYEKPSVKRKRKSEAARKRKKF from the coding sequence ATGTCAAAAACAGTAGTACGTAAAAATGAATCACTTGACGATGCACTTCGTCGTTTCAAACGTTCTGTTACTAAAGCTGGTACTCTTCAAGAATCACGTAAACGTGAATTCTACGAAAAACCTTCTGTAAAACGTAAACGTAAATCAGAAGCAGCTCGCAAACGTAAAAAATTCTAG
- a CDS encoding ABC transporter permease, whose translation MELFSKKNRILLKELVKTDFKLRYQGSAIGYLWSILKPLLMFTIMYLVFIRFLRLGGSVPHFPVALLLANVIWSFFSEATGMGMVSIVTRGDLLRKLNFSKHTIVFSAVLGALINFSINLVVVLIFALINGVTISPFAYLAIPLFIELLILAVGVALLLSTLFVYYRDLAQVWEVLMQAAMYATPIIYPITFVSDKNPLAAKILMLNPLAQMIQDLRFLLIDRANATIWQMSNHWYYVMIPYLIPFLVLALGILVFNKNAKKFAEII comes from the coding sequence ATGGAATTATTCAGTAAAAAGAATCGAATTCTTTTGAAAGAACTTGTCAAAACAGATTTTAAATTAAGATATCAAGGAAGTGCGATTGGTTATCTATGGTCAATTTTAAAACCTCTGTTAATGTTTACCATTATGTATTTAGTTTTTATTCGCTTCTTAAGATTGGGAGGAAGTGTTCCTCACTTTCCAGTAGCCCTATTGCTTGCTAACGTGATTTGGTCTTTCTTTTCTGAAGCAACTGGTATGGGTATGGTGTCAATCGTTACAAGGGGTGACTTGTTACGAAAACTTAATTTTTCAAAACACACTATCGTTTTTTCAGCTGTACTAGGTGCACTCATCAATTTCTCAATTAACTTAGTTGTTGTTTTGATTTTTGCTTTAATTAATGGTGTAACCATTTCACCATTTGCCTATTTGGCTATCCCACTTTTTATTGAATTATTAATACTTGCCGTGGGTGTAGCTTTATTATTATCGACATTGTTTGTATATTACAGAGATTTAGCTCAAGTTTGGGAAGTTTTAATGCAAGCAGCCATGTATGCCACACCGATTATTTATCCAATTACATTTGTTTCAGATAAGAACCCTCTTGCAGCAAAAATATTAATGTTAAATCCCTTAGCTCAAATGATTCAAGATTTACGTTTTCTTTTAATTGATCGCGCAAATGCAACTATCTGGCAGATGTCAAACCATTGGTACTATGTGATGATTCCTTATCTTATTCCTTTTCTTGTATTAGCGTTGGGAATCCTTGTCTTTAATAAAAATGCTAAGAAATTTGCGGAGATTATTTAA
- a CDS encoding aminotransferase translates to MHLPEFGVESWLNKYENEARYDIANVSVQPISLKELCHISHRSMNSLMKEIRETRLDYGWIEGSPEFKKLVSSLYVKMKPENILQTNGATGANLLVLSALIQPGDHVVAHYPSYQQLYDLPKALGANLDYWPIKEELGWLPDIQELKRLVQENTKLIIINNAHNPSGALMDDAYLQEIIDIASSCGAYVLADEVYHSFEKERISGIADLYQKGISVNSMSKTFSLPGIRIGWVACSESLCHELKSYRDYTMISAGGINDKIAQLALESSNLLLERNKQILRENLKLLKDWIEGEPRLSFHQPFHVPTTLIKLKGHFSEKEFALDLLKETGTLVVPGSCFGIANHFRIGYACDRHTLEKGLDCISMQLKKEKYSINY, encoded by the coding sequence ATGCATCTACCGGAGTTTGGCGTTGAATCATGGTTAAATAAATATGAAAACGAAGCGCGATATGACATTGCTAATGTATCGGTTCAACCAATCAGTCTTAAAGAATTATGTCATATTAGTCACAGATCAATGAATTCATTGATGAAAGAAATAAGAGAAACAAGATTAGACTATGGTTGGATAGAAGGATCACCAGAATTTAAAAAGCTGGTTTCATCTTTATATGTCAAGATGAAACCAGAAAATATTCTGCAGACCAATGGTGCGACCGGAGCTAATCTCCTTGTTTTGAGTGCGCTTATACAGCCCGGCGATCATGTTGTTGCTCACTATCCAAGTTACCAACAATTGTATGATTTGCCAAAAGCACTTGGTGCCAATCTTGATTACTGGCCAATAAAAGAAGAATTAGGTTGGTTACCTGATATTCAAGAATTGAAAAGATTAGTTCAAGAAAATACAAAATTGATTATCATAAACAATGCCCACAATCCTAGTGGAGCTTTAATGGATGATGCCTATTTGCAAGAAATTATTGATATTGCTTCGTCATGTGGCGCCTATGTTCTTGCTGACGAAGTCTATCATTCCTTTGAAAAAGAAAGAATTTCCGGGATAGCTGATTTGTATCAAAAAGGGATATCGGTAAACAGTATGTCGAAAACCTTTTCATTACCTGGAATCAGAATAGGTTGGGTAGCTTGTTCAGAAAGCTTATGTCATGAATTAAAATCTTACCGTGATTACACAATGATTTCAGCAGGTGGTATTAATGATAAGATAGCCCAATTAGCCCTCGAATCTTCAAATCTTCTTCTTGAAAGAAATAAACAGATATTAAGAGAAAATCTCAAGCTTTTAAAGGACTGGATAGAAGGAGAGCCGAGACTATCTTTTCATCAGCCGTTTCATGTTCCGACAACTTTAATCAAATTAAAAGGGCATTTTTCCGAAAAAGAATTTGCTTTGGATTTATTGAAAGAAACGGGAACGTTAGTAGTACCAGGTTCTTGTTTTGGTATTGCTAATCATTTCCGAATTGGCTATGCTTGTGACCGTCATACTTTGGAAAAAGGATTAGATTGTATCTCGATGCAATTAAAAAAGGAAAAATATTCAATAAACTATTGA
- a CDS encoding glycosyltransferase family 2 protein — protein MKINILMSTYNGEKFLAEQIESIQKQTVTDWTLLIRDDGSSDRTPEIIQDFVAKDSRIHFINADHRINFGVIKNFFTLLKYEEADYYFFSDQDDVWLPHKIETSLNKAKELEKNRPFLIYTDLTIVNQSLETIHESMISFQSDHANTTLLEELTENTVTGGTALINHALAELWTDDKDLLMHDWFLALLASAMGNLVYINEATELYRQHDRNVLGARTWSKRLKTWSKPHLMLNKYWWLIQSSQQQAQKLLDLPLSSDKRKLVEHYVTLLEKPLMTRLRDLKKYGYKKNRAFHTFVFRMLIITKIGYRRTVKNGIIQ, from the coding sequence ATGAAAATTAATATTTTGATGTCGACTTATAATGGTGAAAAGTTTCTAGCAGAACAAATTGAAAGCATTCAAAAACAAACTGTTACAGACTGGACCCTCTTAATCAGAGATGATGGCTCAAGTGATAGGACACCGGAAATCATTCAAGACTTTGTTGCCAAAGATAGTCGCATTCATTTTATCAATGCGGATCATCGTATTAATTTTGGTGTCATTAAAAATTTCTTTACACTGCTAAAGTATGAAGAAGCTGATTACTATTTTTTTAGCGATCAAGATGATGTTTGGTTACCACATAAAATTGAAACATCACTAAATAAAGCAAAAGAATTAGAAAAGAATCGTCCTTTTCTTATTTATACAGACTTAACCATTGTCAACCAATCCTTAGAGACAATTCACGAAAGTATGATTAGTTTCCAATCAGATCATGCCAATACAACATTGCTTGAAGAATTAACGGAAAATACAGTTACCGGTGGTACTGCCTTAATCAATCATGCTTTAGCTGAACTGTGGACTGATGATAAAGACCTATTAATGCATGACTGGTTTTTAGCTTTATTAGCATCGGCTATGGGGAATTTAGTTTATATCAATGAAGCTACAGAACTCTATCGACAACATGACAGGAATGTTTTAGGTGCAAGAACATGGTCAAAACGCTTGAAGACTTGGTCAAAACCTCATCTTATGTTAAATAAATATTGGTGGTTGATTCAATCTAGCCAACAACAGGCACAAAAACTATTGGATTTACCTCTTTCATCTGATAAAAGAAAATTGGTTGAACACTATGTCACATTACTTGAAAAACCTTTGATGACTAGACTCAGAGATTTAAAAAAGTATGGTTATAAGAAAAATAGAGCCTTCCACACGTTTGTGTTTCGAATGCTAATCATTACGAAAATAGGCTATAGGAGAACAGTTAAAAATGGAATTATTCAGTAA
- a CDS encoding transporter substrate-binding domain-containing protein, translating to MKKIKLIFTALSLSSLMLLTACSQNSSASLQTKIKDKGKLVVALSPDYAPFEFKTLKDGKDTIVGSDIMLAQEIANKLDVALELSPMSFDNVLSSLQTGKADLAISGISYTKERAKVYDFSKPYYSTKNAMLIKGESKNDLKSLEDLAGKKIGVQKGTIEESLSKKQLKASHIVSLTTMSEAINELKSGQIDAVDLEGPVAEGYLAQNEDLVLAPFKLKTGEGDAKAIAMPKGSKDLKKTVDQVISKMEKENQYETFVKKAAALTGKEEK from the coding sequence ATGAAAAAAATCAAGTTAATTTTTACTGCCTTGTCCCTATCTTCATTAATGCTTTTAACTGCCTGTTCTCAAAATTCCAGTGCCTCTTTACAAACTAAGATAAAAGATAAAGGGAAACTAGTGGTTGCACTCAGTCCAGATTATGCTCCTTTTGAATTTAAAACCTTAAAAGATGGCAAAGATACTATAGTAGGGTCAGATATCATGCTAGCTCAAGAAATCGCGAATAAATTAGACGTGGCATTAGAGTTATCTCCTATGAGTTTTGATAATGTTCTATCCAGTCTTCAAACGGGAAAAGCAGACTTAGCAATTTCTGGAATCTCTTATACAAAAGAAAGAGCGAAAGTATACGATTTTTCAAAACCATACTATTCGACAAAAAATGCCATGTTAATAAAAGGTGAATCCAAAAATGACTTGAAATCTTTGGAAGATTTAGCAGGGAAGAAAATAGGAGTCCAAAAAGGAACTATTGAAGAATCGCTGTCCAAAAAACAACTGAAAGCGTCACATATTGTCTCTCTAACGACCATGAGTGAAGCGATAAATGAATTGAAATCAGGGCAAATTGATGCTGTCGATTTGGAAGGACCAGTTGCCGAAGGGTATTTAGCCCAAAATGAGGATCTGGTACTAGCACCATTTAAATTGAAAACTGGTGAAGGAGATGCCAAAGCAATTGCTATGCCAAAAGGCAGTAAAGACCTAAAAAAAACAGTTGATCAAGTGATCTCAAAAATGGAAAAAGAGAATCAATATGAAACATTTGTTAAAAAGGCTGCCGCATTAACAGGAAAAGAGGAGAAATAG
- a CDS encoding metal-sulfur cluster assembly factor codes for MSEKSNYSEEEVSAIKDRILEALEMVIDPELGIDIVNLGLVYEIRFEDNGHTEIDMTLTTMGCPLADLLTDQIYDVLKEVPEVTSSEVKLVWYPAWTVDKMSRYARIALGIR; via the coding sequence ATGTCTGAAAAAAGTAATTATTCTGAAGAAGAAGTTTCAGCCATAAAGGACCGAATTTTAGAAGCCTTAGAAATGGTGATTGATCCAGAATTAGGGATTGATATTGTCAATTTGGGGCTCGTCTATGAGATTCGCTTTGAAGATAATGGGCATACAGAAATTGATATGACTTTGACAACAATGGGTTGTCCATTAGCGGACCTTTTAACAGACCAGATTTATGATGTTTTGAAAGAAGTTCCAGAAGTAACAAGTTCTGAGGTGAAATTGGTTTGGTATCCGGCTTGGACGGTGGATAAAATGAGTCGCTATGCAAGAATTGCACTAGGAATTCGATAA
- the rpoD gene encoding RNA polymerase sigma factor RpoD: MAKETEITTFNVQVADFIRNHKQAGTAIDDEVTEKLVIPFELDADQIDDLLERLTDGGISITDKDGSPSSKYIVEEPKPEELTDEELIGSNSAKVNDPVRMYLKEIGVVPLLTSDEEKELAIAVAAGDVDAKQRLAEANLRLVVSIAKRYVGRGMQFLDLIQEGNMGLMKAVDKFDYSKGFKFSTYATWWIRQAITRAIADQARTIRIPVHMVETINKLVREQRNLLQELGQDPTPEQIAERMEMTPDKVREILKIAQEPVSLETPIGEEDDSHLGDFIEDEVIENPVDYTTRVVLREQLDEVLDTLTDREENVLRLRFGLDDGKMRTLEDVGKVFNVTRERIRQIEAKALRKLRHPSRSKQLRDFIED, encoded by the coding sequence ATGGCAAAAGAAACCGAAATAACAACGTTTAATGTCCAAGTTGCAGATTTTATTAGAAATCATAAGCAAGCAGGGACAGCTATTGATGATGAAGTAACAGAAAAACTTGTTATTCCTTTTGAACTAGATGCGGATCAAATTGACGATTTGCTTGAACGGTTAACTGATGGTGGTATATCGATTACTGATAAAGATGGCAGTCCATCATCAAAATATATTGTTGAAGAGCCTAAACCTGAGGAGCTAACGGATGAGGAACTAATAGGTAGCAATTCCGCGAAAGTGAATGATCCGGTTAGAATGTATCTCAAAGAAATTGGTGTTGTTCCATTGTTGACTAGCGATGAAGAAAAAGAATTAGCCATTGCTGTTGCTGCTGGAGATGTCGATGCTAAACAACGACTTGCTGAAGCGAATTTACGTTTGGTGGTATCTATTGCTAAACGTTATGTGGGTCGTGGAATGCAATTCTTGGATTTGATTCAAGAAGGTAATATGGGTCTAATGAAAGCCGTTGATAAATTTGACTATTCTAAAGGATTCAAATTTTCAACCTATGCAACTTGGTGGATTCGTCAAGCTATTACGCGTGCCATTGCGGATCAAGCACGTACCATTCGTATTCCAGTTCACATGGTTGAAACCATTAATAAGTTAGTTCGTGAACAACGTAATCTCCTTCAAGAGCTAGGGCAAGATCCTACACCTGAACAAATTGCTGAACGCATGGAAATGACACCGGATAAGGTTCGTGAAATCCTTAAAATAGCTCAAGAACCTGTTTCATTGGAAACACCAATTGGTGAAGAAGATGATAGTCACTTGGGAGATTTTATCGAAGATGAAGTTATTGAAAATCCAGTTGACTATACCACTCGTGTTGTGTTAAGAGAACAATTAGATGAAGTTTTAGATACTTTAACTGACCGTGAAGAAAACGTTCTTCGCCTTCGCTTTGGACTTGACGACGGAAAAATGAGAACCTTAGAGGATGTTGGTAAAGTCTTCAATGTCACTCGTGAACGTATCCGTCAAATAGAAGCCAAAGCCTTAAGAAAATTACGCCACCCAAGCCGTAGCAAACAATTAAGAGACTTTATAGAGGACTAA
- the rfbD gene encoding dTDP-4-dehydrorhamnose reductase, giving the protein MILITGSNGQLGTELRYLLDERNVEYVAVDVAEMDITNPDMVDEVFAQVKPTLVYHCAAYTAVDAAEDEGKALNQAINVDGTVNIAKACQKYNATLVYISTDYVFDGTRTVGQEWFETDIPDPKTEYGRTKRLGEEAVEKYVDQFYIIRTAWVFGHYGKNFVFTMQNLAKTHPKLTVVNDQYGRPTWTRTLAEFMCHLTENQKDYGYYHLSNDSKEDTSWYDFAKEILKDTDVEVVPVDSSAFPAKAKRPLNSTMNLDKAKATGFVIPTWQEALNEFYKQEVKK; this is encoded by the coding sequence ATGATTTTAATCACTGGAAGTAATGGACAACTTGGTACGGAATTACGTTATTTGTTAGATGAACGTAACGTGGAATATGTGGCCGTAGACGTTGCGGAAATGGATATCACAAATCCAGATATGGTTGATGAGGTATTTGCGCAAGTAAAACCAACATTGGTTTACCATTGTGCAGCTTACACAGCAGTTGATGCAGCCGAAGATGAAGGTAAAGCCCTTAATCAGGCTATCAATGTTGATGGTACAGTAAATATCGCAAAAGCATGCCAAAAATACAATGCTACATTAGTTTATATTTCAACAGACTACGTTTTTGATGGTACTAGAACTGTTGGTCAAGAATGGTTCGAAACAGATATTCCGGATCCGAAAACGGAATATGGACGTACAAAGCGTCTAGGTGAAGAAGCTGTTGAAAAATACGTTGATCAATTTTATATTATCCGAACAGCTTGGGTATTTGGTCATTATGGAAAAAACTTTGTGTTTACAATGCAAAACTTAGCAAAAACGCATCCTAAATTGACAGTTGTCAATGATCAATATGGTCGTCCGACTTGGACAAGAACCTTGGCAGAATTCATGTGTCATCTTACTGAAAATCAGAAAGACTATGGTTACTACCATCTTTCCAATGATTCAAAGGAAGACACCAGTTGGTACGATTTTGCAAAAGAAATCTTGAAAGATACGGATGTAGAAGTAGTACCCGTTGATTCATCAGCTTTTCCGGCTAAAGCAAAAAGACCATTAAATTCAACCATGAATCTCGACAAAGCAAAAGCAACAGGCTTTGTTATTCCGACATGGCAAGAAGCTCTTAATGAGTTTTATAAACAAGAAGTTAAAAAGTAA
- the mscL gene encoding large conductance mechanosensitive channel protein MscL: MIKELKEFLFKGNVLDLAVAVVIGAAFKAIIDSLVADVVTPLILNPVLKAAGVENIAQLAWNGVKYGSFLAAVINFLIVGTTLFFVVKAANKAMSYRKATEEEVVAGPTQEELLVQIRDLLANK, encoded by the coding sequence ATGATTAAAGAATTAAAAGAATTTTTATTTAAAGGTAATGTCTTAGATTTAGCAGTTGCCGTTGTTATTGGTGCCGCTTTTAAAGCTATTATTGACTCATTGGTAGCTGATGTTGTTACTCCACTTATCTTAAATCCAGTTCTTAAAGCTGCAGGTGTTGAAAATATTGCTCAACTTGCTTGGAACGGTGTTAAATATGGTAGTTTCCTTGCAGCAGTTATCAACTTCTTAATCGTTGGTACTACATTATTCTTTGTAGTGAAAGCTGCAAACAAAGCAATGAGCTACAGAAAAGCAACCGAAGAAGAAGTTGTCGCTGGTCCGACTCAAGAAGAACTTCTTGTTCAAATCCGTGATTTACTTGCTAACAAATAA
- the dnaG gene encoding DNA primase, with the protein MGLLWGGDILAIDKETISQIKNSVNIVDVIGEVVALSRSGRHYLGLCPFHKEKTPSFNVIEDRQFFHCFGCGKSGDVFKFIEEYRQVPFLESVQILAERSGLAIEPLTPNQQASSSKRPHQLLLDIHEDAQKFYHAVLMTTKIGQEARDYLYQRGLDDDLIAHFKIGLAPAEMDYLYRSLSPKYGEKELSASGLFNLSESSNTIYDAFRNRIMFPLTDDKGNTIAFSGRIWTEEDQAKKIAKYKNSRATVLFNKSFEFYHLDKAKPVIAKKHEVFLMEGFMDVIAAYRAGHENAIASMGTALTNEHVQHLKSLTKKVILTYDGDDAGQKAIAKSLELLKDFQVEIVRIPHKMDPDEFIQKNSPEDLSQLLEHSRISDVEFLIEFLKPENMDNLQSQIAYVEQIGRIIAAAPSITAQNSYINRVADLLPDFDYLQVEQTVNSYRLEERQQRQGSALSPVTKMVTLPLSKNLSAIAKAENQLLHRLIHHDYLLNEFRHKEEFYFDTPQLQQLYHILKTNGEISSLDLSTLSEDVNHAYYRVLEENLPPEVSNGEIDDILRKRQKLLNERDIQKQGKQVRESSNSGDHQLALEVLENLIAQKRKME; encoded by the coding sequence ATGGGTTTACTGTGGGGAGGAGACATTTTGGCAATAGACAAAGAGACAATTTCCCAAATAAAAAACAGCGTGAATATTGTTGATGTGATTGGCGAAGTGGTCGCTCTTTCAAGGTCAGGAAGGCATTATTTAGGTCTTTGTCCTTTCCATAAAGAAAAGACGCCCTCCTTCAATGTTATTGAAGATCGTCAATTTTTCCATTGTTTTGGTTGCGGTAAATCAGGCGATGTCTTCAAATTTATTGAAGAATATCGGCAAGTGCCATTTTTGGAAAGTGTCCAAATCTTAGCTGAAAGGAGTGGCCTTGCTATTGAGCCACTTACTCCAAATCAGCAAGCAAGCTCATCTAAAAGACCTCATCAGCTTTTGTTGGACATTCACGAAGATGCACAGAAGTTCTATCATGCCGTCTTAATGACAACTAAAATCGGTCAAGAAGCGCGTGATTATTTATACCAGCGTGGCTTAGATGATGACTTAATTGCCCATTTTAAGATTGGTTTAGCTCCAGCGGAAATGGATTATTTATACCGGTCACTTTCTCCAAAATATGGTGAAAAAGAACTTTCAGCATCGGGTCTTTTTAATTTATCAGAGTCTTCGAATACTATTTATGATGCTTTTCGAAACCGCATTATGTTTCCTTTGACTGATGATAAAGGTAATACCATTGCTTTTTCAGGTAGGATTTGGACTGAGGAAGATCAAGCTAAAAAGATTGCGAAGTATAAAAACTCTAGAGCGACGGTTCTTTTTAATAAGTCTTTTGAGTTTTATCATTTGGATAAGGCAAAGCCAGTTATCGCCAAAAAACATGAAGTTTTTTTAATGGAAGGTTTTATGGACGTGATTGCAGCCTATAGAGCAGGTCATGAAAATGCTATCGCTTCAATGGGGACTGCCTTGACCAATGAACATGTCCAACATCTGAAATCATTGACGAAAAAAGTCATTCTAACTTACGATGGTGATGATGCTGGTCAAAAGGCTATTGCTAAATCTTTAGAGCTTTTAAAAGACTTTCAAGTTGAGATTGTTAGAATACCTCATAAAATGGACCCGGATGAGTTTATTCAAAAAAATTCACCAGAAGACTTGTCACAATTATTGGAACATTCTCGGATTAGTGATGTGGAATTTTTGATTGAGTTTCTTAAACCCGAAAATATGGATAACCTCCAATCTCAAATTGCTTATGTTGAACAGATTGGGCGGATTATTGCAGCTGCGCCTTCCATTACGGCACAGAATTCTTACATTAATAGAGTGGCTGATTTATTACCAGATTTTGATTATTTGCAAGTTGAACAAACGGTTAATAGTTATCGACTTGAAGAAAGGCAACAGAGACAAGGCAGTGCTTTGAGTCCAGTGACAAAAATGGTTACCTTGCCTCTTTCGAAAAATCTTTCAGCAATTGCCAAAGCGGAAAATCAATTATTGCATCGATTAATCCACCACGACTATCTTTTGAATGAATTTCGACATAAGGAAGAGTTTTACTTTGACACCCCACAATTGCAACAGTTATATCATATCTTAAAAACAAATGGAGAAATAAGCTCTCTAGATTTATCTACCCTTTCTGAAGACGTTAATCACGCTTATTATCGTGTTTTGGAAGAAAACCTTCCCCCGGAAGTGTCCAATGGAGAAATCGATGACATTTTAAGGAAAAGGCAAAAATTGCTAAATGAACGAGATATTCAAAAGCAAGGTAAACAGGTGAGAGAATCGAGTAACAGCGGTGATCATCAATTAGCTTTAGAAGTTTTAGAGAACTTAATCGCACAAAAAAGGAAAATGGAATAG
- the cps2T gene encoding beta 1-4 rhamnosyltransferase Cps2T: MQDVFIIGSRGLPAKYGGFETFVEELISHQTNPNITYHVACLSDTKHKEHFDFKGADCFYIKAPKIGPARVIAYDMMAINYALQYIDKHHIENPIFYILGNTIGAFIASFTKKIQKRHGKLFINPDGLEWKRSKWSKPVQCYLKFSEKKMSQNADLVISDNKGIESYINETYPWAKTTFIAYGTETKSSDLSFEDDSVRDYYYRTGINEKDYYLVLGRFVPENNYETIITEFMMSDSKRDLVIICNHEGNPYFEELKTLTHFEEDKRIKFVGTQYNRQLLTYIRENAFAYIHGHEVGGTNPGLLEALAHTDLNLVMDVDFNKSVAKTAALYWNKEKGSLSSLISSVDHRLHYEDLGRSAKAIIQDNYTWDNIVGEYEALFLNEN; the protein is encoded by the coding sequence ATGCAAGATGTTTTTATTATTGGTAGTCGCGGATTACCTGCAAAATACGGAGGTTTTGAGACATTTGTTGAAGAATTAATATCTCATCAAACAAACCCTAACATCACCTATCATGTTGCATGTTTAAGTGATACTAAGCACAAAGAGCACTTTGATTTCAAGGGAGCAGATTGTTTTTATATTAAAGCTCCGAAAATTGGTCCGGCTAGAGTTATTGCCTATGACATGATGGCGATTAACTATGCACTACAATATATTGATAAACATCACATTGAAAACCCCATTTTTTATATTTTAGGGAATACAATTGGTGCGTTTATTGCCTCATTTACTAAAAAAATTCAGAAACGTCACGGAAAACTGTTTATTAATCCTGATGGTTTAGAATGGAAAAGAAGTAAATGGTCAAAGCCGGTTCAATGTTATTTAAAGTTTTCCGAAAAAAAAATGAGTCAAAATGCCGACTTGGTTATTTCTGATAATAAAGGTATTGAGTCCTATATTAATGAAACCTATCCTTGGGCTAAGACAACTTTTATTGCTTATGGAACGGAAACAAAATCATCAGATTTATCATTTGAGGATGATAGTGTTCGAGATTATTATTATAGAACCGGAATAAACGAAAAGGATTACTATCTCGTTCTTGGACGGTTTGTCCCAGAAAATAATTATGAAACTATTATTACTGAATTTATGATGAGTGATAGCAAGCGGGACTTGGTCATCATTTGTAATCATGAAGGAAATCCATATTTTGAGGAACTCAAAACGTTAACGCATTTTGAAGAAGATAAACGTATTAAGTTTGTAGGGACTCAATATAATCGTCAATTATTAACCTACATTCGTGAAAATGCTTTTGCTTATATTCATGGCCATGAAGTAGGAGGAACCAATCCTGGACTCCTAGAGGCATTGGCACATACAGATTTAAACCTGGTTATGGATGTTGATTTTAATAAATCAGTTGCAAAGACAGCAGCGCTCTATTGGAATAAAGAAAAAGGAAGCTTATCTTCACTGATTAGTAGTGTTGATCATCGCCTTCATTATGAAGATTTAGGGCGTTCTGCCAAAGCAATCATTCAGGATAACTATACTTGGGATAACATTGTTGGGGAGTATGAGGCTTTATTTTTAAATGAAAATTAA